A single window of Phlebotomus papatasi isolate M1 chromosome 4, Ppap_2.1, whole genome shotgun sequence DNA harbors:
- the LOC129808435 gene encoding uncharacterized protein LOC129808435, which yields MTTVMQNTGSTPAINHEGVEGSSECNVTNDKVIEEQLKNNVTHMATDNGENEAIVQIGEGKEDSASSEDRASLKILDKSRKYNHFFKMTQMVINFKLNRPTNITTEDWIQRGFDGLIEEIRKESMSDADKVILRIFVTDEPTEKAIYIGMRPLNTLTADIILEYMEKIHQSTEMFHSSEILQVRAFLLHPHEGRGRNYNPAGMDMEDIRHFKKKSMIDIDIGESCLPIALLIEDFQDEDEEDRR from the exons ATGACGACAGTAATGCAGAATACTGGTAGTACACCTGCAATTAATCATGAAGGAGTTGAGGGCTCAAGTGAATGTAATGTAACCAACGATAAAGTGATAgaagaacaattaaaaaacaatGTAACGCACATGGCTACTGATAATGGTGAAAATGAAGCAATTGTTCAAATTGGGGAAGGAAAAGAAGATTCTGCTTCAAGTGAAGATCGTGCATCTCTTAAAATTCTCGACAAATCGAGGAAatataatcatttttttaagatgacgCAGATGgttatcaattttaagctaaatAGGCCAACAAATATTACAACTGAGGATTGGATACAGAGAGGATTCGATGGTCTTATTGAAGAGATACGAAAGGAATCCATGTCGGATGCTGATAAAGTGATTCTTAgg ATTTTTGTTACTGACGAACCGACTGAAAAGGCTATTTACATTGGCATGAGACCCCTGAATACTCTTACTGCGGATATTATTTTGGAATATATGGAAAAG ATTCATCAGAGCACGGAGATGTTCCATTCGTCGGAAATCCTGCAAGTAAGAGCATTTCTACTCCATCCTCATGAAGGAAGGGGGAGAAATTACAATCCAGCGGGTATGGATATGGAGGATATTCGccattttaaaaagaagagtATGATTGACATTGATATCGGCGAAAGCTGTCTTCCAATAGCTTTACTAATTG